The genomic window GCCGTCAAGCGTCGGCGCGCTGGCCGGAAGCTGGGCGCTGATGCGCGGGGCCATGGCATAGGTCAGCGACAGCACCACCGCAACGATCATCATCAGCACGAAGCCGCTGCGAAAGCCGCCGCGCCCCGGCTGGGGTTCCGGCGGCAGGCTGTCGCCGTCGCGCCGCCGTTCGTTGCTGGCGCGCAGGGTGGAGTTGATTTCCTCGATGTCGGGCAAGAGGTCGCGCCGCGTCGCGGGGCGGGCGGCGGCAGGCGGCAGGATGTCGGGATCGACGCCCTTCATCTGGGCGATGCGCCGCCGGGCCACCGATGCCGCCGTATCCGGTTCGGGTTCGGCAAGGCCAAGGTCGGCCTGGGTCTCGACCGGGCGCGGGTCTTCCGCACGCCGCACCGCGACCTCGCGTTCCGCCTCTTCGCGCAGCACGGCCAGCAGGCTTTCGTCCAGCGCGCGGCGCGGTGCGGCGGCAGGGGCGGGCGGTTCGGGGTCCGGTTCCGCCACGACAGGGGGCGGGGGCGGCGGGGCGGCCAGTGCCG from Paracoccaceae bacterium Fryx2 includes these protein-coding regions:
- a CDS encoding zinc-ribbon domain-containing protein, giving the protein MRLICPNCDAQYEVDDGAIPDEGRDVQCSNCGHAWFQIAPEEEAARTAEEELFGTAEFPAPAVTAALAAPPPPPPVVAEPDPEPPAPAAAPRRALDESLLAVLREEAEREVAVRRAEDPRPVETQADLGLAEPEPDTAASVARRRIAQMKGVDPDILPPAAARPATRRDLLPDIEEINSTLRASNERRRDGDSLPPEPQPGRGGFRSGFVLMMIVAVVLSLTYAMAPRISAQLPASAPTLDGYVAAVDAARLWLDGVMQQATGTVRGLSGSEG